In a single window of the Rhodoligotrophos appendicifer genome:
- a CDS encoding SDR family oxidoreductase has protein sequence MGDRRVAVLTGAGRGIGAACAREMARRGFSVVLMSLSGSAAAVAAELDGHAVTGSVEKTEDLAALVDLAMTQHGRIDAVVNSTGNPTWSTSPERSSYELSPDGYLLEIPDEDWHAMMDLQFLPVVRMARIVTPHMQAAGGGSIVNISSAFAVAPCVAYPFGATVRRSLTGFAKLYASRYGRDGIRMTNVMPGFLDNHSWPAELVGNIPLQRAGTLEEVARTVGFLADSDSSYITGQDIMVDGGTVR, from the coding sequence GTGGGTGATCGGCGTGTGGCGGTCCTTACGGGGGCGGGGCGGGGGATCGGTGCCGCCTGTGCCCGGGAGATGGCGAGGCGCGGGTTCAGCGTCGTGCTCATGTCCTTGTCGGGTTCGGCCGCCGCCGTCGCCGCGGAGCTCGACGGCCATGCTGTTACGGGCTCGGTGGAGAAGACCGAGGACCTGGCGGCCCTCGTCGACCTTGCGATGACGCAGCATGGACGAATCGATGCGGTGGTGAACAGCACAGGCAATCCCACATGGTCGACGTCACCGGAACGCAGTTCCTATGAGCTGTCCCCCGACGGATATTTGCTGGAGATCCCGGACGAGGACTGGCACGCCATGATGGACCTCCAGTTCCTTCCGGTGGTGCGCATGGCGCGCATCGTCACGCCCCACATGCAGGCTGCGGGGGGCGGGTCGATCGTCAATATCTCAAGTGCGTTTGCCGTGGCACCCTGCGTGGCCTATCCCTTCGGGGCGACGGTCCGACGATCCCTCACCGGCTTCGCGAAGCTATATGCCTCTCGCTACGGCCGCGACGGCATTCGCATGACCAACGTCATGCCAGGCTTTCTGGACAATCACTCGTGGCCTGCGGAGCTCGTGGGGAACATCCCGCTCCAACGGGCTGGCACCCTGGAGGAAGTCGCCCGTACGGTTGGCTTCCTCGCCGACAGCGACAGCAGCTACATCACCGGCCAAGACATCATGGTCGACGGCGGCACAGTCCGTTGA
- a CDS encoding LLM class flavin-dependent oxidoreductase, translating to MVTLGLFSLMGLYDRNSSPASVLKTTVDAVRMAEDFGFDVAWFAEHHFTNHSICPSSLMMVAHCAPETSKIRLGSAVLALPLYQPLKVVQEIAFADLLTRGRLVLGIGSGYQPHEFDRYRVDRSEKHARLLEAWTIIEQGLTSGVVRFKGRHFDIPRTELSMRPFGLAMPEVFLATSDAQAVARAAQGGHTPFMSFGHRGLDHALAVRSVIAEHWSKTPGASPEMPLGVMRFVYVTDDEADARHAAQCVRDLARAGETLRTGEGRRMDGPFLRLMPLNDEPPLEDFREKAVIGPASYCVDKLGQEIEALRPTHLACLMGFAGIGRRETLASIERFGYSVIPQLADVFSLRDGDLMGAA from the coding sequence ATGGTCACTCTCGGACTGTTTAGCCTTATGGGTCTCTATGACCGGAACTCCTCTCCGGCTTCAGTCCTGAAGACGACCGTAGATGCTGTGCGAATGGCCGAGGATTTCGGCTTCGACGTGGCATGGTTCGCGGAGCATCACTTCACCAATCATTCCATCTGCCCATCATCTCTCATGATGGTGGCTCATTGTGCGCCGGAGACGTCGAAGATCCGGCTCGGCTCGGCAGTCTTGGCGCTGCCGCTCTACCAGCCCCTCAAGGTGGTTCAGGAGATTGCCTTCGCCGACCTGCTGACTCGGGGCCGCCTCGTTCTGGGGATTGGTTCGGGCTACCAGCCCCATGAATTCGATCGCTACAGGGTCGATCGCTCGGAGAAGCATGCACGACTGCTGGAGGCGTGGACGATCATCGAACAGGGTCTGACGTCAGGGGTCGTGCGCTTCAAGGGTCGCCACTTCGACATTCCCCGCACGGAACTGTCGATGCGGCCCTTCGGACTTGCCATGCCCGAGGTCTTTTTAGCCACCAGCGATGCACAGGCCGTTGCGCGGGCCGCCCAAGGGGGCCACACTCCCTTCATGTCGTTCGGTCATCGCGGACTTGATCATGCTCTTGCGGTTCGAAGCGTCATCGCCGAGCATTGGTCCAAAACGCCGGGTGCAAGCCCGGAAATGCCGCTGGGTGTCATGCGCTTCGTCTATGTGACGGATGATGAGGCGGATGCCCGCCATGCAGCGCAATGCGTGCGCGACCTGGCTCGCGCCGGCGAGACGCTGCGAACCGGAGAGGGCCGACGCATGGATGGTCCCTTCCTCAGGCTGATGCCGCTCAATGATGAACCGCCTTTGGAAGACTTTCGGGAGAAGGCGGTCATCGGACCTGCCTCCTACTGCGTCGACAAGCTTGGCCAGGAGATCGAGGCCTTGCGCCCGACGCATCTCGCCTGTCTCATGGGATTTGCCGGAATTGGCAGGCGAGAGACCCTCGCATCCATCGAGCGCTTCGGCTACAGCGTCATCCCTCAGCTCGCCGATGTCTTCAGCCTGCGCGACGGCGACCTCATGGGCGCGGCGTGA
- a CDS encoding aminotransferase class IV, whose product MILDQQSSTNAGTLRYPPGTAYANGEFCEIAEAKLSVLDWGFLRSDATYDVVHVWKGRFFCEDRHIDRFLLNLERMRLSLPFDRARLIEILHECVRRSGLEDAYVEMICTRGISPTFSRDPRDARNNFIAFAIPFGWIANEEQRRRGLKLIISKIPRIAPQSVDPRIKNYHWLDLVSGMFEAYDRGAENAVLVDLDGNITEGPGFNIFAVADGALLTPAAGVLEGITRGITKDLAKELGINLREGTLTADALRGAHEVFITSTAGGVMPVTEIDGAPVGNGGVGTVTSAILDLYWQKHSDPTWSTAV is encoded by the coding sequence ATGATTTTGGACCAGCAATCTTCCACAAATGCGGGAACACTCCGCTACCCGCCTGGCACAGCTTACGCCAATGGCGAGTTCTGCGAGATCGCAGAGGCGAAGCTATCGGTCCTTGATTGGGGATTCCTGCGCTCAGACGCCACCTACGACGTGGTCCATGTCTGGAAAGGGCGGTTCTTTTGCGAAGACCGGCATATCGACCGCTTCCTGTTGAATCTGGAGCGGATGCGGCTCAGCCTTCCCTTCGATCGTGCGAGGCTGATCGAAATCCTCCATGAATGCGTTCGCCGCTCCGGCCTCGAAGACGCCTATGTCGAGATGATCTGCACCCGGGGCATCTCGCCCACCTTCAGCCGCGATCCACGCGACGCCCGCAACAATTTCATCGCCTTCGCCATTCCCTTCGGCTGGATCGCCAACGAGGAGCAGCGCCGGCGCGGGCTGAAGCTGATCATCAGCAAGATTCCGCGCATTGCTCCGCAATCAGTGGATCCGCGCATCAAGAACTATCATTGGCTCGATCTGGTCAGCGGGATGTTCGAAGCCTATGACCGCGGCGCCGAGAACGCGGTGCTCGTCGATCTCGACGGCAATATCACCGAGGGCCCCGGCTTCAACATCTTCGCCGTCGCCGATGGCGCCCTTCTGACCCCTGCCGCCGGCGTTCTTGAAGGCATCACTCGCGGCATCACAAAGGATTTGGCCAAGGAACTCGGCATCAACCTTCGCGAAGGGACGCTCACGGCGGACGCCCTGCGCGGTGCCCATGAGGTGTTCATCACATCCACGGCGGGCGGAGTCATGCCGGTCACGGAGATCGATGGCGCGCCTGTCGGCAATGGCGGGGTCGGCACCGTGACCAGCGCCATCCTCGATCTCTACTGGCAGAAGCACAGCGACCCGACATGGTCGACGGCCGTTTGA
- a CDS encoding acetamidase/formamidase family protein: MTLPEEHTVITADHVIYHFHPDLEAKWHVAPHEQVEIRCPDGVHGQIRTEQDRYVAVDYDHINDAVGPIHVAGAEPGDRLIFDIHDIQIPQDWGYVLVIPNFGLLQAKVQEARTKIVPIKDGCVHFDGMRIPLDPCIGTIGVATHEGRYNTVIPFDHGGNMDTTAIRAGARVHFPVNQPGGLIAMGDAKAVMGDGEVCGTGVGVPINIFAHFEVVKGGRLSRPVIETAGEWQFIASAETLEQACILANEDLIGALMRSKGLPWADAYMLTSLVGQLRISQVVDPLMTVRMAISKDYLPTLDKMA, translated from the coding sequence ATGACTTTGCCAGAGGAACACACGGTAATCACCGCGGACCACGTGATCTATCATTTTCATCCCGACCTCGAGGCAAAGTGGCATGTGGCGCCGCACGAGCAGGTGGAAATCCGCTGTCCGGACGGGGTGCATGGGCAGATCCGCACCGAGCAGGATCGCTATGTTGCAGTTGACTATGATCACATCAATGATGCCGTGGGACCGATCCATGTGGCGGGAGCCGAACCCGGTGACCGCCTGATTTTCGATATTCACGACATTCAGATTCCCCAGGACTGGGGTTACGTTCTCGTCATCCCGAATTTCGGGCTGCTGCAGGCGAAGGTCCAGGAGGCCCGCACGAAGATTGTCCCCATCAAGGACGGCTGCGTCCATTTCGACGGCATGCGAATTCCCCTCGATCCTTGCATCGGCACAATCGGTGTGGCGACCCATGAAGGACGCTACAATACGGTTATCCCCTTCGACCACGGTGGCAACATGGACACGACTGCCATCCGCGCCGGGGCCCGGGTGCATTTCCCTGTGAATCAGCCGGGAGGGCTCATTGCCATGGGTGACGCAAAGGCAGTGATGGGCGACGGCGAGGTCTGCGGGACGGGAGTGGGCGTTCCCATCAACATCTTCGCTCATTTCGAGGTTGTGAAGGGCGGCCGGCTGTCGAGGCCGGTGATCGAAACAGCTGGCGAATGGCAGTTCATCGCCAGTGCGGAAACTCTCGAGCAGGCCTGCATCCTCGCAAATGAGGACCTGATCGGCGCCCTCATGCGCAGCAAGGGCCTGCCCTGGGCGGACGCCTACATGCTGACCAGCCTCGTCGGCCAGTTGCGGATCAGCCAAGTCGTCGACCCGCTCATGACGGTCAGGATGGCGATCTCGAAGGACTATCTGCCCACCCTCGACAAAATGGCTTAG
- a CDS encoding ABC transporter permease: MSQPSSGSSGHLQWLLLALLPIILFAVLYGLPVYQLFRGSLDRFDPITGASSAFQFDFYTKFLTDSFYLGVLWRTIRISLMITVICAVAGYPISYFIARTESRFRTFMLIVLIVPMVTSPVVIAYGWLIILGTKGIVNDTLIGLGLVDSPVKLVFREFTLVLGLVYANCAFMIFAVSASLRSLDWNLVLASRSLGASGRRAFMAIVLPLSLPGLAAGSLIVFSLSMSAYAVPALVAGPQVKVMSVLIYQQGMSLLNWPFAACMSVILVVCTTGILSGWRGLEMLNGALARRRSIAADGGN, encoded by the coding sequence ATGAGCCAGCCGTCATCGGGATCATCCGGTCATCTGCAGTGGCTGTTGCTGGCCCTGCTCCCCATCATCCTCTTCGCCGTCCTCTACGGACTGCCGGTCTATCAACTCTTCCGGGGCAGCCTCGACCGTTTCGATCCGATCACGGGCGCCTCTTCAGCCTTCCAGTTCGACTTCTATACGAAGTTCCTGACCGATTCCTTCTACCTCGGCGTTCTCTGGCGCACGATCAGGATTTCCCTGATGATCACCGTTATCTGCGCCGTCGCCGGCTATCCCATCAGCTATTTCATTGCCCGAACCGAAAGCCGGTTCCGCACCTTCATGCTCATCGTCCTGATCGTGCCGATGGTGACGAGCCCTGTGGTCATCGCCTATGGCTGGCTCATCATTCTCGGCACAAAGGGTATCGTCAACGACACCCTTATCGGCTTGGGTCTCGTCGACAGCCCAGTCAAGCTGGTCTTCCGTGAGTTCACACTGGTCCTGGGCCTCGTCTACGCCAATTGCGCCTTCATGATCTTCGCGGTCTCGGCCTCGCTGCGCAGTCTCGACTGGAACCTCGTCCTGGCCTCGCGCAGTCTCGGAGCCAGCGGACGCCGCGCGTTCATGGCCATCGTCCTGCCCCTGAGCCTGCCGGGGCTTGCTGCCGGAAGTCTGATCGTCTTCTCACTGAGCATGAGCGCCTATGCCGTTCCGGCCCTGGTCGCCGGGCCGCAGGTCAAGGTCATGTCGGTGCTCATCTATCAGCAGGGCATGTCGCTCCTGAACTGGCCGTTTGCCGCCTGCATGTCGGTGATTCTCGTGGTCTGCACCACGGGAATTCTCAGTGGCTGGCGTGGCCTTGAGATGTTGAATGGTGCCCTGGCGCGCAGGCGGTCGATCGCCGCGGACGGAGGGAACTGA
- a CDS encoding flavin reductase family protein produces MGSSADDATIPLRAQEHFVQSPSFTGADLHGRPDPKTPPVDFIAAMRQLASSVTIITTGTAEDRRGLTATAVCSVSAEPPTLLICVNRTSESHGAIERVRHFCVNIVAADHDDLAAHFAGRTGVHGVDRFDRGEWISLVTGAPVLADALAALDCRVVSSVVCTTHTIFVGSVVGTHIGRTQQGLIYRQGNFLALS; encoded by the coding sequence ATGGGATCGTCTGCTGACGACGCCACGATCCCCTTGCGCGCCCAGGAGCACTTCGTGCAATCGCCTTCCTTCACCGGTGCTGACCTGCACGGGCGGCCGGACCCGAAGACCCCGCCGGTCGACTTTATCGCTGCCATGCGCCAGTTGGCCTCTTCGGTGACGATCATCACCACCGGAACCGCAGAGGATCGTCGCGGCCTGACGGCTACGGCCGTCTGCTCGGTTTCCGCGGAGCCGCCGACGCTGTTGATCTGCGTCAACCGAACCTCCGAAAGCCATGGCGCCATCGAGAGGGTCCGGCATTTCTGCGTCAACATCGTCGCGGCTGACCATGACGACCTTGCTGCGCATTTTGCCGGCAGAACAGGCGTCCATGGTGTCGATCGCTTCGACCGAGGCGAATGGATTTCCCTTGTCACTGGTGCACCTGTGCTTGCAGATGCTCTGGCGGCGCTCGATTGCCGGGTGGTCAGTTCGGTCGTTTGCACCACTCATACGATCTTCGTGGGCTCTGTGGTCGGCACTCACATCGGCCGCACCCAGCAGGGGCTCATCTATAGGCAAGGAAATTTCCTCGCCCTCTCCTGA
- a CDS encoding SDR family NAD(P)-dependent oxidoreductase yields MADFTGKTALITGSGRGMGRSHAAILAARGAAVVIHDINEAWAEETARRIRDKGGRCLVACGDVSKPGDMQDVVRRGEAEFGGIDILINNAGISAERAGLDGITEDLYERMFGVHVKGTIFTTQAAVPGMIARRSGRIVNISSIWGMTGHHFGATYCAAKAAILGLTKAWAKEFAPHNICVNAVAPGAVKTEMQVEVDGLEAVKAQAKAIPLGRLAEPEEMSYPVIFLASSEASFVTGQVLSPNGGDTIVGV; encoded by the coding sequence GTGGCTGACTTTACCGGCAAGACGGCGTTGATCACCGGCTCGGGTCGCGGCATGGGACGGTCGCACGCCGCAATTCTCGCAGCCCGTGGGGCGGCCGTCGTCATCCATGACATCAACGAGGCCTGGGCCGAGGAGACTGCAAGGCGCATTCGGGACAAGGGTGGCCGGTGCCTCGTCGCCTGCGGCGACGTCTCCAAGCCCGGCGACATGCAGGACGTGGTCCGGCGAGGGGAAGCCGAGTTCGGCGGTATCGACATCCTGATCAATAATGCCGGAATTTCCGCCGAGCGCGCAGGGCTGGACGGTATCACCGAGGACCTCTACGAGCGCATGTTCGGAGTCCATGTCAAAGGGACGATCTTCACGACCCAGGCCGCGGTACCGGGCATGATTGCCCGCCGGTCGGGCAGGATTGTCAACATCTCCTCCATCTGGGGCATGACCGGCCATCATTTCGGCGCGACCTACTGTGCCGCCAAGGCAGCGATCCTCGGACTCACCAAGGCTTGGGCGAAGGAGTTCGCGCCGCACAACATCTGCGTCAACGCCGTGGCTCCCGGCGCTGTGAAAACCGAAATGCAGGTGGAGGTCGACGGCCTCGAGGCCGTGAAAGCGCAGGCCAAGGCAATCCCCCTCGGCCGCTTGGCGGAGCCGGAGGAAATGTCCTACCCGGTGATCTTCCTCGCATCCTCGGAAGCCAGCTTCGTCACCGGCCAGGTTCTAAGCCCGAATGGCGGCGACACGATCGTGGGCGTCTGA
- the gcvA gene encoding transcriptional regulator GcvA produces MNKHQPVLHPVTIAVPDRGAGDETQAPPQLPIQGKPFRLPPLNLFRVFDAAARLGNFSAAAEELCVTPSAVSQQIRQLEDLLEVRLFRRLPRKMELTREGTVLASAVCEGLSLFVAACQKIVDPNEPAVLCINAPASIASRWLVPRLKRFMQLNPQVKITLLASNDAVDFDRQDIDVALRWGNGRWPHARVERLGHGRLFPVCSPALLREGPPIHHPHDLRHHTLLQVVEGSFWSAWFAAAGADRGESSDKLYFNDVGLMLDAAVQGQGLALANQPLVESDLKSGRLIRLFETEIETGEGYYVLTSPDFSEKPAVATFRHWIQTEGEEGA; encoded by the coding sequence ATGAACAAGCATCAGCCAGTGCTTCACCCGGTGACCATCGCGGTCCCGGATCGTGGTGCCGGCGATGAGACCCAGGCACCACCCCAACTTCCGATCCAGGGAAAACCGTTCCGCCTTCCCCCTCTGAATCTGTTCAGGGTCTTCGACGCTGCGGCGCGTCTGGGAAATTTCTCGGCTGCCGCCGAGGAGCTTTGCGTCACGCCCTCGGCCGTCAGTCAGCAAATCCGCCAGCTCGAAGACCTGCTGGAGGTCCGTCTTTTCCGCCGCCTGCCGCGCAAGATGGAACTGACGCGGGAGGGGACCGTGCTTGCAAGCGCGGTCTGCGAGGGCCTGTCGCTGTTTGTCGCCGCCTGCCAAAAGATCGTCGACCCCAACGAACCGGCGGTCCTGTGTATCAATGCTCCAGCGTCGATTGCATCGCGGTGGCTGGTCCCCCGCCTGAAGCGATTCATGCAGCTCAATCCACAGGTGAAGATCACATTGCTGGCCTCCAACGACGCCGTGGATTTCGACCGCCAGGACATCGATGTGGCGCTACGGTGGGGGAACGGGCGCTGGCCCCATGCCAGGGTGGAGCGTCTCGGCCATGGCCGGCTGTTTCCAGTCTGCAGCCCGGCCCTGTTGCGCGAGGGGCCGCCCATCCATCATCCGCACGACCTTAGACATCACACGCTTCTTCAGGTGGTGGAAGGCAGTTTCTGGTCGGCCTGGTTTGCGGCGGCCGGCGCGGACCGGGGGGAGTCCAGCGACAAGCTCTATTTCAACGATGTGGGGTTGATGCTGGACGCGGCCGTCCAGGGGCAAGGACTGGCGCTGGCGAACCAGCCGCTGGTTGAGAGCGACCTGAAGTCCGGGCGGCTCATCAGACTCTTCGAGACCGAAATCGAGACCGGCGAGGGATATTATGTTCTGACCAGCCCTGACTTTTCAGAGAAGCCTGCGGTCGCAACCTTCCGCCACTGGATCCAGACGGAGGGCGAAGAAGGTGCCTGA
- a CDS encoding ABC transporter substrate-binding protein produces the protein MKKRLRIRAYIALAALATTSLFQGLAPTPAMAAGSIVLACYPGAPETFIRQELIPLFEKETGATVTYLTGNSVATIAKLQAQKDDPQIDVACIDDGPMIQAAGMGLLQTLTPAEMPNAADIQEVSHLPNGMGLGWGLFRLGLAYNPDEFKKNNLPELTSWNDLARADLKDHVIVSSISISYTHMLLILLARANGGSEENIEPGFAEMVKIKPNIFNFDTTADLTSYFQQGEAWVGVWTDSETYSYAHRTGFPIKFVFPKEGTAAIQAGIAVVKNGKNTELATKFVNFLVGQQAQEIMAQKLGWLPVNKKATLPPDMSSVITSPPANGDKIVPIDWTYLNKQLPAWTERWNKEIEVQ, from the coding sequence ATGAAGAAACGACTGAGAATCCGCGCCTATATCGCTCTTGCGGCCCTGGCGACGACGTCGCTTTTCCAAGGTCTCGCACCGACACCCGCCATGGCTGCCGGGTCCATCGTCCTCGCCTGCTACCCCGGAGCTCCAGAGACCTTCATCCGCCAGGAACTGATCCCCCTTTTCGAGAAGGAGACAGGCGCCACCGTCACCTATCTCACGGGCAATTCAGTGGCGACCATTGCCAAGCTGCAGGCCCAGAAGGATGATCCACAGATTGACGTGGCCTGCATCGATGACGGCCCCATGATCCAGGCTGCGGGCATGGGCTTGCTTCAGACCCTTACACCAGCGGAGATGCCCAATGCTGCCGACATTCAGGAGGTTTCGCACTTGCCCAATGGCATGGGTCTCGGCTGGGGCCTGTTTCGGCTCGGCCTCGCCTACAATCCCGATGAATTCAAGAAGAACAACCTTCCAGAGCTGACCAGCTGGAATGATCTCGCGCGGGCGGATCTCAAGGACCATGTGATCGTGAGTTCGATCTCGATCAGCTACACGCACATGCTGCTGATCCTGCTTGCTCGTGCCAATGGCGGCTCGGAGGAGAATATCGAACCCGGCTTCGCCGAGATGGTCAAGATCAAGCCGAACATCTTCAACTTCGACACCACCGCCGACCTCACATCCTATTTCCAGCAAGGCGAGGCCTGGGTCGGTGTCTGGACTGACAGCGAGACCTATTCCTACGCGCATCGTACCGGCTTCCCGATCAAGTTCGTCTTCCCCAAGGAAGGGACAGCGGCGATTCAGGCGGGCATCGCGGTCGTCAAGAACGGAAAGAACACGGAATTGGCGACCAAGTTCGTCAACTTCCTGGTGGGCCAACAGGCGCAGGAGATCATGGCCCAGAAGCTCGGCTGGCTGCCTGTGAACAAGAAGGCGACGTTGCCGCCAGACATGAGCTCGGTCATCACCTCACCCCCAGCCAATGGCGACAAGATCGTGCCGATCGACTGGACCTATCTGAACAAGCAGCTCCCGGCATGGACCGAGCGTTGGAACAAGGAAATCGAGGTTCAGTGA
- a CDS encoding LLM class flavin-dependent oxidoreductase, translating into MGTSTMNFGLFNLMPRRDTSKSPQQLALDSMELCQMAEQLDFDTVWFAEHHFSNYCMIPSPLIMSAYCAARTKRINVGPAVLVLPLYEPVRLIEEIAFVDQISDGRLQLGVGGGYQNYEFRQFGRDLKDGPAMFSELLDMIEMAYRTGEIHYQGKHFKIDHTPIGLQPQQKPMPQVYVAGLTQDISIQERIARNNYVPFIGQHHRPASTTLKSKEAIAKIWTSVGRSPEDMAFATQRFIYVTKNRNEEIKAAENIRYTLRLGAGLRANAEQLDGAMLRELPFRDEPSLEEIIEFSPIGSPERVASILAEDFQLLNPTHVSFMFQFGSLPHRSALRSMELFGTEVLPMLSSSAHHSAPTVAAGRHSAAAGLS; encoded by the coding sequence ATGGGAACAAGCACAATGAATTTCGGCCTCTTCAACCTAATGCCGCGGCGTGACACGAGCAAATCGCCCCAGCAGCTCGCCCTGGACTCGATGGAACTCTGCCAGATGGCGGAACAGCTCGATTTCGATACGGTGTGGTTCGCCGAGCATCATTTTTCAAATTACTGCATGATCCCGTCACCTCTGATCATGTCGGCCTACTGCGCAGCACGAACGAAGCGGATCAATGTCGGCCCTGCGGTTCTCGTTCTTCCACTTTATGAGCCCGTGCGTCTGATCGAGGAGATCGCCTTTGTCGACCAGATCAGTGACGGGCGCCTGCAGTTGGGTGTGGGCGGCGGATACCAGAACTATGAGTTCAGGCAGTTCGGTCGCGATCTGAAGGACGGCCCCGCCATGTTCAGCGAGCTGCTCGATATGATCGAAATGGCCTATCGGACCGGCGAGATCCACTATCAGGGCAAGCACTTCAAAATCGACCACACACCGATCGGCCTCCAGCCACAGCAGAAGCCGATGCCGCAGGTCTATGTGGCTGGCTTGACCCAGGACATCTCAATTCAGGAGCGGATCGCCCGCAACAATTACGTGCCCTTCATCGGCCAGCATCACCGACCCGCCTCCACGACTCTGAAATCGAAGGAGGCGATCGCAAAAATCTGGACGTCGGTCGGACGCTCTCCCGAAGATATGGCCTTTGCCACTCAGCGCTTCATCTATGTCACCAAGAACCGTAACGAGGAGATCAAGGCGGCGGAGAATATTCGCTACACATTGCGTCTCGGAGCAGGACTTCGGGCCAATGCGGAGCAACTAGACGGCGCCATGCTGCGTGAACTTCCCTTCCGCGACGAGCCGTCATTGGAAGAGATCATCGAATTCTCCCCCATCGGCAGCCCCGAGCGGGTCGCCTCGATCCTGGCGGAAGACTTTCAGCTGCTAAACCCAACGCATGTGAGCTTCATGTTCCAATTCGGTTCACTGCCGCATCGCTCAGCCCTCCGATCGATGGAACTGTTCGGAACGGAAGTCTTGCCGATGCTGTCCTCCAGCGCCCATCATAGCGCGCCGACCGTCGCTGCCGGCAGGCACTCAGCCGCCGCCGGCCTGTCATGA
- a CDS encoding ABC transporter ATP-binding protein: MTIYKPIGASGEKSTGSLSGGPIQKPDYLRIDELVVTFGEQRALDSVSFQVSSGERVCLLGPSGCGKTTCLRVIAGFTAPTSGRLSIEGRSMLGVQPEHRNIGILFQNYALFPHLTVYDNVAFGLRMRGKSESEIRARVSDALTLVRLPNAGAKKPAMLSGGEQQRIAFARAVIIQPSLLLLDEPFSNLDARLRLEMRSELLELLERLGISTIMVTHDQEEAMAIADRIIVMRAGRIEQVGSPSDIYEAPSNEFVATFVGGSNAFDGVYSTAGGHPSVKIEGLGSVGVKDSPRTPDASSVRFLIRPERVRLSAQGPSHNAPSSSTDLEGVVERSQYIGHRMEYRVRVGALVLHVWSTGGRNSAFRAGDRVHVAWDIADTLIFSGGAR; encoded by the coding sequence ATGACGATCTACAAACCCATCGGGGCCAGCGGGGAAAAATCGACAGGATCACTCAGTGGAGGGCCTATTCAAAAGCCGGATTACCTGAGAATCGACGAACTCGTCGTAACATTTGGAGAGCAGCGCGCACTGGATTCAGTCAGCTTCCAGGTCTCGTCAGGGGAACGGGTTTGCCTCTTAGGTCCCTCCGGCTGCGGCAAGACCACCTGCCTCAGGGTCATTGCCGGCTTTACGGCGCCGACAAGCGGCCGGCTCTCCATCGAAGGCCGCAGCATGCTCGGCGTCCAGCCCGAGCACAGAAACATCGGCATTCTGTTCCAGAATTACGCCTTGTTCCCCCACCTAACGGTCTATGACAACGTCGCATTCGGCTTGCGGATGCGGGGGAAGAGCGAGAGCGAAATTCGCGCCCGCGTGAGCGATGCGCTGACGCTCGTGCGTCTCCCAAACGCGGGGGCCAAGAAGCCTGCCATGCTCTCCGGCGGCGAGCAGCAGCGCATCGCCTTCGCGCGTGCCGTCATCATTCAGCCCAGCCTGTTGCTTCTCGACGAGCCCTTTAGCAACCTCGACGCCCGCCTGCGGCTGGAGATGCGCAGCGAGCTGCTGGAACTCCTCGAGCGACTGGGCATCTCTACAATCATGGTCACCCATGACCAAGAGGAAGCCATGGCGATCGCCGACCGCATCATCGTGATGCGTGCAGGCAGGATCGAGCAGGTCGGGTCACCCTCCGACATCTACGAGGCTCCGAGCAACGAGTTTGTGGCAACCTTTGTCGGCGGTTCCAATGCCTTTGATGGCGTTTACAGCACGGCCGGCGGCCATCCTTCAGTGAAGATCGAGGGCCTTGGCTCTGTCGGTGTCAAGGACAGCCCCCGCACGCCGGATGCCTCTTCCGTCCGGTTTCTCATTCGCCCCGAACGCGTCAGACTGAGTGCTCAAGGGCCGTCACACAACGCGCCGTCCAGCTCGACCGATCTTGAGGGTGTCGTCGAGCGCTCCCAGTATATCGGCCATAGGATGGAATACCGGGTTCGAGTCGGGGCGCTGGTACTGCACGTCTGGTCCACAGGAGGTCGCAACTCTGCCTTTAGGGCAGGGGACCGCGTGCATGTCGCGTGGGACATTGCGGATACCCTGATCTTCTCCGGTGGCGCGCGATGA